One genomic region from Rosa rugosa chromosome 1, drRosRugo1.1, whole genome shotgun sequence encodes:
- the LOC133725196 gene encoding riboflavin synthase-like, translating to MGEIKQLGAANGGRFDMKIGAATVLDGVHLGDSIDVNDTCLTVKKFDDSHFTVGLAPETLRKTSLVELEPGSLVNLERAVLPTSRMGGHFFQGHVDGTGEIVSMVPEEDSLWIKVKTTKEILKYVVPKGYIAVDGTSLTVVDVFDDEECFNFMLVAYTQQKVVIPHV from the coding sequence ATGGGCGAAATCAAGCAGCTCGGCGCCGCCAACGGCGGCAGATTCGACATGAAAATCGGCGCCGCCACCGTCCTTGACGGCGTCCACCTCGGAGACAGCATCGACGTCAACGACACCTGCCTCACCGTCAAGAAATTCGACGATTCTCATTTCACCGTCGGTCTGGCGCCGGAGACGTTGCGGAAGACCTCGCTGGTGGAGCTCGAGCCGGGTTCGCTGGTCAATCTGGAGCGGGCGGTGCTGCCGACGAGCCGGATGGGCGGGCATTTCTTCCAGGGACACGTGGACGGCACCGGCGAGATAGTGTCGATGGTGCCGGAGGAGGATTCATTGTGGATCAAGGTGAAGACGACGAAGGAAATACTCAAGTATGTGGTGCCGAAAGGGTATATAGCTGTGGATGGGACTAGTTTGACTGTGGTGGATGTGTTTGATGATGAAGAGTGCTTCAATTTCATGCTGGTGGCTTATACTCAGCAAAAGGTGGTGATTCCTCATGTCTAA